The Anabaena sp. WA102 genome contains a region encoding:
- the chlP gene encoding geranylgeranyl reductase, with protein sequence MTLRVAVVGSGPAGSCAAETLAKAGIETYLFERKLDNAKPCGGAIPLCMVSEFDLPPAIIDRRVRKMKMISPSNREVDINLINEEEYIGMCRREVLDGFLRDRAAKLGANLINATVHKVDIPGNNTDPYTIHYVDHTGDGAQGVTKTLKVDLIVGADGANSRVAKDMGAGDYNYAIAFQERIRLPQDKMDYYNDLAEMYVGDDVSTDFYAWVFPKHDHVAVGTGTMHINKARIKQFQTGIRARASEKLAGGEIIKIEAHPIPEHPRPRRVVGRIALVGDAAGYVTKSSGEGIYFAAKSGRMCAEAIVEAANGGARIPTERDLKVYIKRWDKKYGLTYKVLDILQNVFYRSDATREAFVEMCDDMDVQKLTFDSYLYKTVVPANPFTQLKITAKTIGSLIRGNALAP encoded by the coding sequence TACGGGTTGCTGTTGTGGGTTCGGGACCTGCGGGTTCATGCGCTGCCGAAACCCTAGCTAAAGCTGGGATTGAAACCTATTTGTTTGAGCGCAAGTTAGATAACGCCAAACCTTGTGGGGGAGCTATTCCCCTGTGCATGGTGAGTGAGTTTGACTTACCTCCGGCAATTATTGACCGTCGGGTACGGAAGATGAAAATGATTTCTCCTTCTAATCGTGAAGTTGATATCAATCTGATAAATGAAGAAGAATATATAGGAATGTGCCGCCGAGAAGTGCTGGATGGTTTCTTGCGGGACCGGGCGGCAAAATTAGGGGCAAATTTAATTAACGCCACTGTTCATAAAGTTGATATTCCTGGGAACAATACCGACCCCTATACCATTCACTACGTTGACCATACAGGAGACGGGGCGCAAGGCGTTACCAAAACCCTGAAGGTGGATTTAATCGTGGGTGCTGACGGGGCAAATTCCCGCGTTGCCAAGGATATGGGTGCTGGAGATTACAATTATGCGATCGCCTTCCAAGAACGCATTCGTCTTCCCCAAGACAAAATGGACTATTACAACGACCTCGCCGAAATGTACGTTGGCGATGATGTTTCCACCGACTTCTACGCTTGGGTATTCCCCAAACACGATCACGTAGCCGTCGGTACTGGCACAATGCACATCAACAAAGCCAGAATCAAACAATTTCAAACTGGTATTCGCGCCCGTGCTTCAGAAAAACTCGCCGGCGGTGAAATCATCAAAATAGAAGCACACCCCATCCCTGAACATCCCCGCCCCCGTCGCGTTGTCGGTCGCATAGCCTTGGTAGGAGATGCTGCTGGTTATGTTACCAAGTCCTCTGGGGAAGGTATCTACTTCGCTGCTAAATCTGGCAGAATGTGCGCTGAAGCCATTGTGGAAGCCGCTAACGGTGGGGCGCGGATTCCCACAGAACGAGACCTCAAAGTGTACATCAAGCGTTGGGATAAGAAATACGGACTCACCTACAAAGTGTTAGACATTCTTCAAAACGTCTTCTACCGTTCCGATGCTACCCGGGAAGCATTTGTAGAAATGTGTGATGACATGGATGTACAAAAGCTAACTTTTGATAGTTATCTCTATAAAACTGTA